In Pochonia chlamydosporia 170 chromosome 3, whole genome shotgun sequence, the following are encoded in one genomic region:
- a CDS encoding B-(1-6) glucan synthase (similar to Metarhizium robertsii ARSEF 23 XP_007823593.1), translating to MHFTSLALASLPALAAAAATPNCFPYGSAKLPGNMTPPSVKPADWWCPQSMAYGFQGFSYPLEDDNCNSGTNSFNKMNQDFAKMKKDFGASIVRMYYPTCTKSIVFENAIRAAATNNMGIILQVWTNFGGGDVWRQSQQAIYDALNKPEFAAIAPYVVHSADWGSEPVGDGMDSGNFVNDLGAFRAKMKQHSIKVGISEDWDRPGTLRNGNSLTSLGSGIKANSDFAHIHPMPFYHGNNPESQAWAYIQQATQWVLDHVNLPTMITESPWAWGKTDHNPGKSDVGVAQYTKYWKTFDDNCEWFKQKNVGWFLHAWQGEDKFDIVKPDGSGYVIPNWRPRKC from the exons ATGCACTTCACTTCTTTGGCTCTCGCCAGCCTGCCGGCTctcgcagcagcagctgcaaCCCCTAATTGCTTCCCTTATGGTAGTGCCAAGCTGCCTGGTAATATGACACCCCCCAGTGTTAAACCAGCAGACTGGTGGTGCCCTCAGTCAATGGCATATGGCTTCCAAGGCTTTAGCTACCCCTTGGAGGACGACAACTGCAACAGCGgcaccaacagcttcaacaaaaTGAACCAggactttgccaagatgaagaaggactTCGGTGCGAGTATCGTGCGCATGTACTATCCCACATGTACCAAGTCCATCGTATTCGAGAATGCCATTCGGGCCGCGGCCACGAACAACATGGGCATCATCTTGCAGGTCTGGACAAactttggcggtggt GACGTTTGGAGACAATCGCAGCAGGCCATTTATGACGCACTCAACAAGCCCGAATTTGCCGCCATTGCACCATATGTTGTCCACAGCGCTGACTGGGGCTCCGAGCccgttggtgatggcatgGATTCCGGCAACTTTGTGAATGACCTCGGAGCATTCCGCGCGAAAATGAAGCAGCATAGCATCAAGGTTGGCATCAGTGAGGATTGGGACCGTCCAGGTACCTTGCGCAATGGAAATAGTCTGACCAGCCTTGGAAGTGGGATCAAGGCCAACTCTGACTTTGCTCATATCCACCCCATGCCCTTCTACCACGGCAACAACCCTGAGAGTCAAGCCTGGGCTTATATCCAGCAGGCTACGCAATGGGTTTTGGATCACGTCAACCTTCCCACCATGATTACGGAAAGCCCGTGGGCTTGGGGCAAGACGGACCACAATCCCGGAAAGAGTGACGTTGGCGTTGCCCAGTATACCAAGTACTGGAAGACCTTTGATGACAATTGCGAGTGGTTCAAGCAGAAGAATGTTGGTTGGTTCCTGCATGCGTGGCAGGGTGAAGATAAGTTTGACATTGTGAAGCCGGATGGTTCTGGCTACGTTATCCCAAATTGGAGACCTCGCAAGTGCTGA
- a CDS encoding D-arabinitol dehydrogenase ArbD (similar to Cordyceps militaris CM01 XP_006668585.1), translating into MASRQTILAPMLRHATRRTAAATLRPSFAASRTLHNVPPRSNKPGSYSRTDSDIEVEHPEEHELPSSKPVLGTGGQFVKPTLPSFSLDGRVGVVTGGARGLGLVMAQGMVFSGADVALVDMNKEEAQKQTQLLMDAFHRENPNAERIPTVTAHFADVSDPESVQGCIAEVIEQHGKIDHLVTSAGFTENFEAVNYPIDRMRKLWAVNVDGTYLFATEVARHLMARKAPGSMVMIGSMSGAIVNVPQPQAPYNAAKAGVRHLAASLAVEWAHAGIRVNCISPGYMLTALTQKILDENPDLKQKWTSLIPQGKMGQPQDLMGPVSFLLSDASSYVTGADIRVDGGYTVT; encoded by the exons ATGGCCTCCAGACAGACCATCCTTGCTCCCATGTTGCGCCATGCTACGCGGCGTACTGCCGCTGCCACTCTACGACCTTCCTTTGCCGCCTCTCGCACTCTCCATAACGTTCCTCCCCGAAGCAACAAGCCCGGTAGCTACTCGCGGACTGATTCTGACATCGAAGTCGAGCATCCTGAGGAGCATGAACTGCCTTCCAGCAAGCCTGTCTTAGGCACTGGTGGACAATTTGTAAAGCCCACTCTCCCAAGTTTCTCTCTTGACGGCCGCGTTGGCGTCGTCACTGGAGGTGCTCGTGGTTTGGGACTCGTTATGGCCCAGGGAATGGTTTTCTCTGGTGCCGACGTGGCTCTTGTTGACATGAACA AGGAGGAAGCTCAGAAGCAGACCCAGCTGCTCATGGATGCATTCCACCGTGAAAACCCCAATGCTGAACG AATTCCCACTGTTACAGCCCACTTCGCCGATGTGTCTGACCCCGAATCTGTCCAAGGCTGCATTGCTGAAGTTATCGAGCAACATGGCAAGATTGATCATCTCGTCACTTCCGCTGGCTTCACAGAGAACTTTGAAGCCGTCAATTACCCAATTGATCGCATGCGAAAGCTGTGGGCTGTCAATGTCGACGGCACCTACCTCTTTGCCACCGAGGTTGCTCGTCATCTCATGGCGCGGAAAGCCCCAGGCAGCATGGTCATGATTGGCAGCATGTCAGGCGCCATTGTCAACGTTCCTCAGCCTCAAGC TCCTTACAACGCTGCCAAGGCTGGTGTCCGTCATTTGGCTGCTTCACTAGCTGTCGAGTGGGCACACGCTGGAATCCGTGTCAACTGCATCTCACCCGGATACATGCTGACTGCTCT TACACAAAAAATTCTCGATGAGAACCCCGATCTTAAACAGAAGTGGACATCACTCATCCCCCAGGGCAAGATGGGTCAGCCTCAAGACCTCATGGGTCCTGTGTCCTTCCTGCTCTCTGATGCCAGCAGCTACGTCACCGGCGCCGATATTCGCGTCGACGGTGGTTACACCGTCACCTAA
- a CDS encoding isovaleryl-CoA dehydrogenase, mitochondrial precursor (similar to isovaleryl-CoA dehydrogenase, mitochondrial) — protein sequence MAASFRTLSRAVSRPAARQLRPSASITLPTVQTRLHSSKHPKGFEAPTTDELEELRASVQEFTRREITEEVAAHTDKSNAFPNEMWPKLGEAGLLGITADQDVGGLGMGYQAHAVVMEEMSRASGSIGLSYAAHSQLCVNQIQLNGNPEQKKKYLPGLIAGTKIGGLAMSESGSGSDVVSMRTSAKKVDGGYLLNGSKMWITNGPDADLIVVYAKTEPDKGSKGITAFLVETKTEGFSCARKLDKMGMRGSNTGELMFDNVFVPEENVMGKINGGVRVLMEGLDLERLVLSAGPLGIMQAALDVALPFSHQRKQFGSPIAHNQLVQGKLADMYTKLQASRAYTYATAKQVDEQGIIRTQDCAGAILYAAERATECTLDCIQLLGGMGYVEEMPASRLLRDAKLYEIGAGTSEIRRMVIGRAFNKEYANA from the exons ATGGCAGCTAGCTTCAGAACGCTCAGCAGAGCAGTATCCCGCCCTGCCGCCCGGCAACTACGGCCCTCTGCATCAATCACCCTTCCCACCGTCCAGACAAGACTACACTCGTCCAAGCACCCAAAGGGATTTGAGGCACCCACGACCGACGAGCTAGAGGAGTTACGCGCGAGCGTGCAGGAATTCACCCGCCGCGAAATCACAGAAGAAGTCGCCGCACACACAGACAAGAGCAATGCCTTTCCCAACGAGATGTGGCCGAAGCTCGGCGAGGCAGGACTCCTGGGCATCACGGCCGACCAGGACGTCGGTGGATTGGGCATGGGGTACCAGGCACACGCCGTGGTCATGGAGGAAATGTCCCGCGCCTCAGGGTCCATTGGTCTGAGCTACGCGGCACACTCGCAGCTCTGCGTGAACCAGATCCAACTCAATGGCAACccggagcagaagaagaagtaccTGCCAGGCTTGATTGCAGGCACCAAGATTGGTGGGCTGGCCATGTCTGAGTCCGGCTCGGGCAGTGACGTGGTGAGCATGCGCACTTCGGCGAAGAAGGTGGACGGCGGATATCTGCTCAACGGATCCAAGATGTGGATCACCAACGGCCCTGATGCCGACTTGATTGTCGTCTATGCCAAGACAGAGCCTGACAAGGGATCCAAGGGCATCACAGCCTTCTTGGTCGAGACGAAGACGGAGGGATTCAGCTGCGCCCGGAAGCTCGACAAGATGGGCATGCGCGGCAGCAACACCGGCGAACTCATGTTCGACAACGTCTTCGTGCCGGAGGAGAATGTCATGGGCAAGATCAACGGCGGCGTGCGCGTCCTCATGGAGGGCCTCGACCTGGAGCGCCTGGTCCTCTCTGCTGGTCCCCTGGGCATCATGCAGGCCGCTCTGGACGTGGCCCTGCCCTTCTCCCACCAGCGCAAGCAGTTCGGCTCGCCCATCGCTCATAACCAGCTCGTCCAGGGCAAGCTGGCCGACATGTATACCAAGTTGCAGGCGTCGCGGGCGTATACCTACGCCACGGCCAAGCAGGTCGATGAGCAGGGCATTATTCGCACCCAGGACTGCGCTGGTGCCATCTTGTACGCTGCGGAGCGTGCTACTGAGTGTACCCTTGACTGTATTCAGTTGCTGGGTGGTATGGGCTATGTTGAAGAGATGCCTGCTTCACGGTTGCTGAGAGA TGCGAAATTGTACGAGATTGGTGCTGGAACTTCTGAAATTAGACGCATGGTCATCGGACGTGCCTTCAACAAGGAGTATGCCAATGCGTAA
- a CDS encoding methylcrotonoyl-CoA carboxylase beta chain, mitochondrial precursor (similar to Aspergillus terreus NIH2624 XP_001215751.1) produces MSLSRSSQQALRLTRLRPHPRHQHIQARAIANLTPPHQAAAISRLQTNVDPSSDEYKENEKQMSEVTAKMAELTRKIQRGGPDKAREKHIARKKMLPRDRITSLIDPGTTFLELSPMAGYELYPEAEVPAGGIITGVGVVEGVTCVIVANDSTVKGGTYYPITVKKHLRAQAVAQENKLPCIYLVDSGGANLPHQSDVFPDREHFGRIFYNQARMSSQGIPQIAVVMGPCTAGGAYVPAMSDESIIVGEQGHIFLAGPPLVKAATGEVVSAEDLGGGKMHSSVSGVTDYLAVDDAHAITLARRSISNLNWPAKSAATQPPAATFSEPLYDPEELMGIATTNLRKPIPIREVIARIVDGSEFSEFKRDFGTTLVTGFASIYGHKVGIVANDGILFASSAVKGAHFIELCAQRGIPLVFLQNISGFMVGTASERDGIAKHGAKLVTAVACADVPKFTVVVGGSYGAGNYGMCGRAYSPRFLWMWPNARVGVMGSEQLAAVMETVGQKADPELKARIDRETEATFSSARLWDDGIIPPQHTRRYLGLGLKAAMGGRNEVKAGDTKFGVFRM; encoded by the exons ATGTCCCTCAGCAGGTCATCACAACAAGCCCTCCGGCTAACCCGCCTCCGCCCTCATCCAAgacaccaacacatccagGCCCGCGCCATCGCGAACCTCAcccctcctcaccaagcaGCCGCCATCTCGCGCCTCCAAACTAATGTCGACCCTTCGTCTGACGAATACAAGGAAAATGAGAAGCAAATGTCTGAAGTCACCGCCAAAATGGCCGAGCTGACGCGCAAGATTCAGCGCGGCGGGCCGGACAAGGCGCGGGAGAAGCACATTGCCCGCAAGAAGATGCTGCCGAGAGATCGTATCACGTCGCTGATTGACCCGGGGACTACGTTTTTGGAGCTCTCTCCCATGGCGGGATATGAATTGTATCCTGAGGCGGAGGTTCCTGCTGGCGGTATCATTACGGGTGTTGGTGTCGTGGAGGGTGTTACGTGTGTGATTGTTGCGAATGACAGCACGGTCAAGGGCGGTACTTATTATCCCATTACTGTCAAGAAGCATCTTCGTGCGCAGGCTGTTGCACAGGAGAATAAGTTGCC TTGCATCTACCTCGTCGACTCTGGAGGCGCTAACCTCCCTCACCAATCCGACGTCTTCCCCGACCGCGAGCACTTTGGCCGCATCTTCTACAATCAAGCCCGCATGTCGTCACAGGGAATTCCACAAATCGCCGTCGTCATGGGCCCCTGCACAGCCGGAGGAGCCTACGTGCCCGCCATGTCTGATGAATCCATCATCGTAGGCGAGCAGGGccacatcttcctcgccgGTCCTCCCCTCGTCAAAGCCGCCACCGGTGAGGTCGTGAGCGCAGAAGACCTCGGCGGTGGTAAGATGCATTCCTCTGTATCTGGTGTAACCGACTACTTGGCCGTCGACGACGCCCACGCCATCACCCTCGCTCGACGATCCATCAGCAACCTCAACTGGCCTGCCAAATCCGCCGCCACTCAACCTCCCGCCGCTACCTTCTCAGAGCCTCTCTACGACCCAGAGGAGCTCATGGGCATCGCAACCACCAACCTCCGCAAACCCATCCCCATCCGTGAAGTCATTGCCCGTATTGTCGACGGCTCCGAGTTCTCCGAGTTCAAGCGTGATTTTGGCACCACCCTCGTCACTGGCTTCGCCTCCATCTACGGCCACAAAGTCGGCATCGTCGCCAACGACGGCATCCTCTTCGCCTCATCGGCCGTCAAAGGCGCACACTTCATCGAGCTCTGCGCCCAGCGCGGTATCCCTCTCGTCTTCCTTCAAAACATCTCTGGCTTCATGGTCGGCACGGCCTCTGAGCGAGATGGTATTGCCAAACACGGTGCCAAGCTCGTCACCGCCGTCGCTTGCGCCGATGTACCCAAATTCACAGTTGTCGTGGGTGGTTCATATGGCGCCGGAAACTACGGCATGTGCGGTCGTGCTTATAGCCCTCGCTTCCTCTGGATGTGGCCGAACGCTCGTGTCGGTGTCATGGGTAGCGAACAGCTTGCTGCTGTTATGGAGACTGTTGGCCAGAAAGCTGATCCTGAGCTCAAGGCTCGCATTGACCGTGAGACCGAGGCGACCTTCTCATCAGCAAGACTCTGG GACGATGGCATTATTCCCCCTCAGCATACTCGACGCTACCTCGGCCTTGGTCTGAAAGCTGCCATGGGTGGCCGTAACGAGGTCAAGGCTGGGGATACCAAGTTTGGTGTCTTCAGAATGTAA
- a CDS encoding ankyrin repeats (3 copies) domain-containing protein: protein MAIEEDDIRDREIWTMVWTYWYSKAIDEDQACEAASSSGDSSTAKLFAACAPTNRKWPGQKCFRCIHLGRDCSDNVRAAGDSTNAVPTESTPTKQSEKSDDTLVEERPEDLEDWETFRALSAHSSWITHIERVCASVQTSEAIYTVRLGRISNEPDLAEIKAIVSKEREAVRDAARQAMRTPTFNPMAKYALASVLKSCSLRSYEGWTNKPGVDCFDSQEDISALVQDLEQSGDIGYAISVQESYLNGLGVGTPEDVWKAELKRYYDLYQRIQHFRSAFKHSVVEQSRLPSRALNDCLPFLESTSVRQAAIKYLPCTTARDVFGRNLLHIALYSGYSSGVDELIGRLSKPELNAKDFFGRTPLHIAATFGLDYVVHWLLEAGVNLSPRESSRNLTPLQCAAAAGHEGTVAAILGRLLLSGTGKRDTELQAACAFASRNRHYPIVRKLLPHLTRGEQAALRQALASASVSQASTRRNTVPVDIGTGSGYDFIPELARRWASGGAG, encoded by the exons ATGGCcattgaggaggatgatATTCGAGACCGCGAAATTTGGACAATGGTTTGGACGTATTGGTACAGCAAGGCCATAGATGAAGACCAAGCATGCGaggctgcatcatcatctggcGATTCTAGCACGGCCAAACTCTTTGCGGCG TGCGCACCCACGAACCGAAAATGGCCAGGACAAAAATGTTTCCGGTGTATACACCTCGGTCGGGATTGCTCTGATAATGTTCGTGCCGCCGGGGATAGCACTAATGCGGTCCCAACCGAATCGACGCCGACGAAACAGTCTGAGAAGAGCGACGACACCCTAGTTGAGGAGCGGCCGGAGGATCTCGAGGACTGGGAAACATTCCGAGCCTT GTCCGCTCACAGCTCTTGGATCACGCACATTGAACGAGTCTGCGCCAGTGTTCAGACAAGCGAAGCAATATACACCGTGCGTCTGGGAAGAATCAGCAACGAGCCAGACCTCGCTGAAATCAAAGCCATTGTTTCCAAGGAACGCGAGGCCGTCCGAGATGCTGCCAGGCAGGCTATGCGGACGCCAACCTTTAATCCAATGGCCAAGTATGCATTGGCATCCGTGTTGAAGTCATGCTCGCTCCGGTCGTATGAAGGCTGGACCAACAAACCAGGAGTGGATTGTTTTGACTCGCAAGAGGACATATCTGCCCTGGTACAAGATCTTGAGCAATCTGGCGACATCGGGTATGCCATCTCCGTGCAAGAATCATACCTGAATGGCCTCGGTGTCGGTACCCCGGAGGATGTGTGGAAAGCGGAACTGAAGCGATATTACGACTTGTATCAGCGGATTCAACACTTTCGATCAGCATTCAAGCACAGCGTTGTTGAGCAAAGCCGCCTACCATCCCGGGCTCTCAACGACTGCCTCCCGTTTCTGGAATCAACGTCGGTGCGACAAGCTGCCATCAAGTATCTTCCATGTACGACCGCCAGGGATGTATTTGGGAGAAATCTTCTTCATATTGCGCTATACAGCGGATATAGCTCTGGGGTTGATGAACTTATTGGTCGTCTCTCGAAACCAGAACTCAATGCAAAGGACTTCTTCGGCCGAACTCCGCTGCATATTGCCGCAACCTTCGGATTGGACTATGTTGTTCACTGGTTGCTGGAAGCTGGCGTCAATCTCAGCCCTCGTGAAAGCTCCCGCAACCTGACGCCCCTTCAAtgcgctgctgctgctggacaTGAAGGAACTGTGGCTGCCATTCTCGGTCGTCTACTTTTGTCAGGGACAGGCAAACGGGATACAGAGTTACAGGCAGCTTGTGCCTTTGCATCGAGAAATAGACATTACCCCATTGTTCGAAAATTGCTCCCGCACCTGACCAGAGGCGAACAAGCTGCCCTGAGGCAAGCACTGGCATCCGCATCAGTCTCGCAGGCGTCAACCAGGAGGAACACAGTACCCGTTGACATAGGCACGGGAAGCGGATATGACTTCATACCAGAACTGGCGCGAAGGTGGGCATCGGGAGGCGCTGGATGA